Below is a window of Deltaproteobacteria bacterium HGW-Deltaproteobacteria-6 DNA.
AGATTGAAGGCGCGGCGCGCTACGTTTTCGTCCGGGTCGCCCCCGACAAGTTTGCCAGAAGAGATATCGAGGTCGGCAGGACACTCGGAAAAAATCTGGAGGTGACGGCAGGACTTAAGGAAGGCGAGTTCTTCGCGGTCAGGGGCGCCTTTATTCTGAAATCGGAGCTCAAAAAAGGTGAACTCGAGGGGGATGCGCACTGATGCTGGGAAAAATTATCGCCTATACGTTGAAGCAAAAAGGGATGGTTATCTTCCTTTCGTTTTTGATCATTGCGGCAGGCCTGTATTCCTATTTCAAATTGCCGATTGACGCGTTTCCGGATGTCACCAACATTCAGGTGGACGTTGTCAGCCACGCCGACGGACTATCGGCCATAGAGATTGAGAGAAATGTCACATACCCGATTGAGATGGCCATGCGTGGTTTGCCGGGCATTGAACAAATGCGGTCGGTCACAAAATTCGGGCTGTCCATTGTAACCATTGTCTTCAAGGATAATGTTGATATTTATTTTGCGCGGCAGCTGGTCTTCGAGCGATTGGCGGAGGCGAGAGAGAAGGTTCCTAAAGGCGTGGAGGTGGCCATGGGGCCCATCGGCACGGCCATGGGTGAAATCTATCAATACACCCTCGAAGGGATAATGCCGAAAGATCCAGTGCAAAAAATATCTTATCTGACCAATTTGAGAACACTTCAGGAGTGGGTGATTACCCCGCAGCTGAAAAGTGTCGCCGGCGTCAATGAAATTAATTCCTACGGTGGTTACTTCAAGCAGTATCAGGTTATTGTATCGCCGGAGAAACTGGTGAATTATGGAATAACGGTTGACGATGTTTATTCCGCCATCGGCAGCAATAATCAAAATGTGGGCGGCAATATTCTTGAACGAAACACGGATCAGTATATCGTTCGCGGCGTCGGATTGATCCGGAATGTCAGCGATATTGAAAATATTGTGCTGAAATTACATAAAGGAACACCGACTTTCGTCAGAGATGTCGCTCGGGTAAAAATCGGCGAAGCCGTTCGGATGGGTGCGGCGATGAAGAACGGTAAAGATGAAGCCGTCGGCGGCATCGTCATGATGCTCAGAGGCGAGAACAGCCGCGACGTGGTCCTCCGGGTGGCGGAGAAGGTAAGGGAAATAAATGAGAACAACATGCTCCCGGACGGCATCAGGATTGTCCCCTATTACGACAGAAGTGATATTGTGAATGCCAGCATCGGAACGGTTAACAAGGCACTCATCGAAGGCGCCATTCTTGTTCTGATTGTGCTGTATTTCCTGCTAAACAGTTTCCGGGGAAGTTTCGTCGTTCTGGTCACCTTGCCGTTATCGCTGCTCGTTACATTTATTGTAATGAAGCTTGCCGGCCTCAGCGCCAATTTGATGTCTCTGGGCGGGCTCGCTATTTCCATCGGCATGATCATTGATACGACGATCATCCAGGTCGAAAACGTCCAGCGTCATTTAAGTGATGCCGGGGACAGGCATCCCAAAGCATTGACGGTGCTCCAGGCGGTGATGGAAGTGAGAAAACCCAGTATTTTTGGAGAATTGATCATAGCGCTCACTTTCATTCCGATTCTTTCGTTGGGGGGAATTGAAGGAAAGATGTTCGGGCCGCTGGCTGTTACCGTTGCCATAGCGCTCTTTGCATCACTGCTGCTATCTATTGTCATTGTTCCGGTTCTCTGTTTCCTGTTTCTGAAACCGCAGTTGCATCAAGAAAGCATCATCATGAGGTATGCCAGGAAAGCTTATTTGCCGCTTCTGGAATATGCCATGAACAAGAAAAAAGTTGTCTTAAGCCTTGCCGGGATTTTCCTTGTGATTTCTTTGTTTCTGTTTACCCGACTGGGAACGGAATTTATTCCGACGATGGATGAAGGTTCATTTGACATGGATGTCGCCACGCTGCCCGGCGTTTCACTGGCCACAGCCATGGAACTCAATCAGCGCGCCGCTCAAAAGCTGATGCAGTTTGACGAACTGGATGTGGTGGTATCGCGAACGGGTCAAACCGGTGTGGCTCTGGATACACGGGGCACGGATAAAACCGGGTATGTTGGTGTATTCAAGCCTAAAAGCGACTGGAAACGAAACATTTCAAAAGAAGAATTGACCAATGAAATGCGAAGATCATTGGATTCCATAGCGGGGATCAGTTTTGGCTTCAGCCAGCCGATCCAGTGCCGGATTGATGAGCTGATGGCCGGAACGCGCGCGCAGCTGATCGTTAAACTGTTTGGCGAAGATATTGACGTGCTGAACAATAAATCGGCTGAAATTGCGCGTGTCCTTTCCACCGTCAAAGGAGGGACTGATCTGGTTACGGAAAAAATATCGGGTCAGCCCTATCTGACGGTCAGCATCGACCGGGCAAAAACGGCGCGGTACGGGCTCAGCATCAGCGATGTCCAGAATGTCATTGAAATAGCCGTTGCCGGAAAATCTGCCTCCAAATATTATGAGGAGAACCGCAGCTTTGATATAACGGTTCGTCTGCCGGAAGAAAAAAGAAATTCGCCCGAAGCAATCAAAAACATATTAGTGACCACCAAGTCGGGAATGAACATTCCACTCGAACAGCTGGCCGATGTAAAAACGATTGAAGGTCCGGTTCAGATCAGCCGCCAGGACGGGATCAGAAGAATCGGCATCGAGATGAATGTCAGCGACCGGGATATCGGCAGTTTTGTTGCAGAGGCAAAACGAAAGATAAAAGAAAAAGTCAAGTTGCCTGCCGGTTATTATCTGACCTGGGGCGGGCAATTTGAAAACCAGCAAAGAGCCATGAATAAACTGATGATCATCGGGCCTGTTGCCATTGGATTGATTCTGCTTCTCTTGTATGTCACGTTCAGATCGATCCGCTTGTCGCTTCTGGTTATTTCCAATCTGCCCTTTGCCCTGATCGGCGGCGTCTTTGCTCTCTTTATATCCGGACAATATTTGTCCGTCCCGGCGTCAGTGGGGTTTATCGTCTTGTTCGGCGTTGCCGTTTTAAACGGTCTTGTGCTGGTTTCGCGCATTGCGCAACTGCGCGATGAGGGGCTCGGTTTGCCGGAAGCCATCCGGAAGGGCAGTCTGGATCGGCTGCGGCCGGTGTTGATGACGGCATCGATAGCCATTTTCAGTCTGGTGCCGATGCTGCTGGCCTCCGGCATGGGGTCTGAAATTCAAAGACCGCTGGCCACCGTTGTTGTCGGGGGATTGATAACCTCAACGCTGCTTACATTACTAATTATTCCATCTGTTTATGGTTGGTTCGAAAAAAGAAAAGTTGAAGAAGAAATGTGAATCGTGCGGTGAATATTTTACATGCCGGTCATCCATGAGGCGCATGAGAGCAAAGAGGGAACGATGAGATTCAGCCGCATCGGCTTGCGGGCAATAAAATAAAAAATTCTTGACAAGCCGGAATATCTCATTTATATAGCCCGGTAATCAACAAGGACAAGGTTTTTTTCAATGAACAGACAGATTAACGCAAACAATAATATTTTTGGCTTCTGGTTTTATTACTATTATGCGTCGGTCTGCCTGTCGCTGAGGAGGACTTGGTAAAGTAACATCAACCAAAACAGCCATGGGTAGATCGAAAGCGGATTCCCCATGGCTTTTCTTTTTTTAAGGCCATGGCGGGCAAAAGCCATGGCCTTTTTTCATTCAAGGAGAGATTTATGATTATTGTTATGAAAAGTCAGGCAACGGAAAAACAGATTGACGACGTGATTCATTGGATTGAATCGGTCGGCTACAAGGCGCATCCGTCCAGCGGTGTGGAACGCACCATCATCGGAGCGGTTGGTGACAATCGCGACAAAGCCGTGCTGAAGTATGCGGAATCGCTGCCGGGTGTGGAAAAAACCATGCCGATCCTGAAGCCCTACAAACTGGCCAGCCGCGAATCGCATGAAGGCGACACCGTGATTAACGTGGGTTCCATCCAGATCGGCGGACCGGAATTCATCGTGATGGCCGGCCCCTGCGCCATTGAAAGCGAAGAGCAGTTGCTGGAGAGCGCCTATATTGTTAAAAAAGGCGGGGGACATATTTTAAGAGGCGGCGCCTTCAAACCGCGTACGTCACCCTACAGCTTCCAGGGCATGGAAGAGGACGGTCTGAAAGTCCTGGATTCCGTCAGCAAAAAAACCGGCCTGCCCACGGTTACCGAAGTGGTTAATCCGGCGGATGTGGATCTGGTGGAAACCTATGCTGACATGCTGCAAATCGGCGCGCGCAACGTCCAGAATTTTGCCCTGCTGAAAAAAGTCGGCCAGGCCCGCAAGCCGGTGCTGCTCAAACGCGGCATGATGACCACCATCGAAGAATTGCTCATGTCGGCGGAATACATTTTATCGTCCGGCAATCCGAATGTCATCCTGTGTGAACGCGGCATCCGCACCTTTGAAACGGCCACCCGCAATACACTGGATATCAGCGCCGTGCCGGTGCTCAAAAGCCTGACGCATCTGCCGGTGGTGATTGATCCCAGTCATGCGGCCGGCAACTGGAAGTATGTCAGTCCGCTTTCCCGTGCGGCGGTTGCCGTGGGAGCGGACGGCATTATTGTGGAAGTGCACCCCGAACCGGAGAAGGCGGTTTCCGACGGGGCGCAGTCGCTTAAACCGGAAAAATTCTATCAAATGATGGATGACGTGCGGAAGCTTGCCAAAGCGATGCGCAGCTGAGGCCATGGAGCTGATATGAGATCATTGAAAGTTAATCTTGATAAAAAAATAGCGTCGTCTCATGAAATCCGGATTGGCCAGAATATTCTTGACCGGATGATTCTGTTGATTGCGAAAAACCACAAAGCCTCGCGCTACGTGATTGTCACCGACAGCAATGTCAACAGGCTCTATGGAGCAGCCATGCTTTCCGCCATGGTCCAGGCGGGAATGAATGCGTCCCTGATGGAAATTCCCGCGGGGGAGTCTTCCAAAAACATCGCAACGGTGATGGATGTCACCGGCAGGCTTCTGGCAGCAGGCGCGGACCGGGGGACGCTGCTGATCGCGCTGGGCGGCGGAGTGGTGGGCGACCTGACCGGCTTTATCGCGTCGGTTTACATGCGGTCGGTTCCTTATATTCAGATTCCGACCACGCTCATCGCTCAGGTCGACAGCGCAATCGGCGGGAAAACCGCCGTGGATCTGCCTCAGGGAAAAAACCTGCTGGGCACTTTTTACCAGCCGCGGGCGGTGTTTGCGGATTTAAATTTTCTTTCCACACTGCCGGATAAGGAATTTAATAACGGGCTGGCCGAAATTATTAAATATGGCATTATTGAAGATGATAAAATGTTCCAACTGCTCGAAGAAAACATGGCGGCGGTCAAAAGCAAAGATCCGGCCTGTCTTCTGAAAATTATAGAAACTTGTTGCCGGATTAAAAAATCGATTGTAGAGATAGATGAACGGGAACAGGGACTTCGCAGAATATTGAATTTCGGCCATACGCTGGGGCATGCTCTGGAGGCTGCTTCGGATTATGCCCTGTCGCATGGAGAAGGTGTGGCGCTGGGCATGATTGCCGCGGCGCGTCTTTCGGCGAAGATGCATTATCTCCCGGAAGATGAATCAGCGCGCATAGAGCGCCTTATCGTTCAGGCGGGGCTGCCGTCAAAGATTCCTTTTTCCTTTGCCCCGGACGCGGTGATTGCCCGGTTGAAAATGGATAAAAAGAAAAAGGATGACACGATCCATTTTGTCCTGATTAAAAAAATCGGCATGCCCTTTGTCAGCGGCAGTGTCAGCGAGCAGCTGATCAATGAGGTTCTGGAGGAAATGAAAACATGAAGCCATCTTTGGATGAACTGAGGGACGCTATGAGAAAGAAAGACCGGGACATTATCCGGCTGCTCAATGAGCGTTCGCAGATATCCGTTCAGATCGGGAAGGTGAAGGGGCAGACCGGCCTGGAAGTTTATAATCCGGCGCAGGAAGCCCGTGTCATGAATTATTTACAGGATCTCAACTGCGGACCGTTATCGGACCGTCAGGTGACATCGATTTTCCGGGAGATCATTTCCGCATCGCGTGATCTGCAGA
It encodes the following:
- the aroB gene encoding 3-dehydroquinate synthase, which codes for MRSLKVNLDKKIASSHEIRIGQNILDRMILLIAKNHKASRYVIVTDSNVNRLYGAAMLSAMVQAGMNASLMEIPAGESSKNIATVMDVTGRLLAAGADRGTLLIALGGGVVGDLTGFIASVYMRSVPYIQIPTTLIAQVDSAIGGKTAVDLPQGKNLLGTFYQPRAVFADLNFLSTLPDKEFNNGLAEIIKYGIIEDDKMFQLLEENMAAVKSKDPACLLKIIETCCRIKKSIVEIDEREQGLRRILNFGHTLGHALEAASDYALSHGEGVALGMIAAARLSAKMHYLPEDESARIERLIVQAGLPSKIPFSFAPDAVIARLKMDKKKKDDTIHFVLIKKIGMPFVSGSVSEQLINEVLEEMKT
- a CDS encoding CusA/CzcA family heavy metal efflux RND transporter — protein: MLGKIIAYTLKQKGMVIFLSFLIIAAGLYSYFKLPIDAFPDVTNIQVDVVSHADGLSAIEIERNVTYPIEMAMRGLPGIEQMRSVTKFGLSIVTIVFKDNVDIYFARQLVFERLAEAREKVPKGVEVAMGPIGTAMGEIYQYTLEGIMPKDPVQKISYLTNLRTLQEWVITPQLKSVAGVNEINSYGGYFKQYQVIVSPEKLVNYGITVDDVYSAIGSNNQNVGGNILERNTDQYIVRGVGLIRNVSDIENIVLKLHKGTPTFVRDVARVKIGEAVRMGAAMKNGKDEAVGGIVMMLRGENSRDVVLRVAEKVREINENNMLPDGIRIVPYYDRSDIVNASIGTVNKALIEGAILVLIVLYFLLNSFRGSFVVLVTLPLSLLVTFIVMKLAGLSANLMSLGGLAISIGMIIDTTIIQVENVQRHLSDAGDRHPKALTVLQAVMEVRKPSIFGELIIALTFIPILSLGGIEGKMFGPLAVTVAIALFASLLLSIVIVPVLCFLFLKPQLHQESIIMRYARKAYLPLLEYAMNKKKVVLSLAGIFLVISLFLFTRLGTEFIPTMDEGSFDMDVATLPGVSLATAMELNQRAAQKLMQFDELDVVVSRTGQTGVALDTRGTDKTGYVGVFKPKSDWKRNISKEELTNEMRRSLDSIAGISFGFSQPIQCRIDELMAGTRAQLIVKLFGEDIDVLNNKSAEIARVLSTVKGGTDLVTEKISGQPYLTVSIDRAKTARYGLSISDVQNVIEIAVAGKSASKYYEENRSFDITVRLPEEKRNSPEAIKNILVTTKSGMNIPLEQLADVKTIEGPVQISRQDGIRRIGIEMNVSDRDIGSFVAEAKRKIKEKVKLPAGYYLTWGGQFENQQRAMNKLMIIGPVAIGLILLLLYVTFRSIRLSLLVISNLPFALIGGVFALFISGQYLSVPASVGFIVLFGVAVLNGLVLVSRIAQLRDEGLGLPEAIRKGSLDRLRPVLMTASIAIFSLVPMLLASGMGSEIQRPLATVVVGGLITSTLLTLLIIPSVYGWFEKRKVEEEM
- the aroF gene encoding 3-deoxy-7-phosphoheptulonate synthase; translation: MIIVMKSQATEKQIDDVIHWIESVGYKAHPSSGVERTIIGAVGDNRDKAVLKYAESLPGVEKTMPILKPYKLASRESHEGDTVINVGSIQIGGPEFIVMAGPCAIESEEQLLESAYIVKKGGGHILRGGAFKPRTSPYSFQGMEEDGLKVLDSVSKKTGLPTVTEVVNPADVDLVETYADMLQIGARNVQNFALLKKVGQARKPVLLKRGMMTTIEELLMSAEYILSSGNPNVILCERGIRTFETATRNTLDISAVPVLKSLTHLPVVIDPSHAAGNWKYVSPLSRAAVAVGADGIIVEVHPEPEKAVSDGAQSLKPEKFYQMMDDVRKLAKAMRS